The genomic window GGTTGAGAACCCTGCGGCTTTGCTCAGGGCGGGCTCTACGCCGCCCACCGTCAGGGGTTAGCTTTGGCGCGGGCTGAAATCCAGGAACGCCTGGAACATCGCCGCGACGTTCTCGGGGCGCACATCGGGGCCCACCTCGCCGTGGCCGATGAGGCCGCCGGCAGGCGAGGCGAACAGCTCGCATACCCGCCGCACGTACTCCCGCACCTCGGCGGGCGTGCCGAAGGGCAGCACGTGCTGGCGGTCAATATCGCTGCGGATGCACACCCGGCCGCGGCACTTGTCCGCCAGCTCCTCCAGCGGCATGCACGAGAACTGCGGGTTGAGCACATCCACCCCGATCTCGACGAAATCGTCAATCACCTCCATCGTGTACCCGTCGGTGTGAAAGTGGAAGTGTTTCCCCGCGCTGTGCACCAGGTCCGCGATCTGCTTGTAGGCGGGCTTGAATAGCCGGCGCCACTCGTCGGGGTGGATCATCAGCCGGTCCTGCGTCCCCCAGTCGTCCATGTACCCCACGCCGTCGCACTCGCAGCTCTCGAGCTGGCAGGTCAGGCGCTTCAGCGTATGGTCGAGAACCAGGTCGCGCAGCGTCTCTACCTCCGGCCGGCGCTCGGCGATGTCTATGAGCAGCCGGCCGTAGCCGCGCAGGAAATGCATGCGCTCGAACAGCCGCCCCCAGCCGCTCATGATTAGGTAATGATCCGGATCGCGGAGCTCCTGGCGCTCGGGCCATTCACCGGCATCAGGGTCGGGTGCGCGGTAGTCCGCCAGCGCGCTCCAGTCGGCGAGGGGGTGACGCTTGACCTGGCCCTCGGTGCCCAGGCCCGTGTTGACCCACGTGCAGCCCCATTCATCCGTCTCCTCGCCGCGCTGGTAATGGGAGTTGTTGTCGGTGCCCGCGTACTCGCCGGTCTGGCCCGCGAAATCGCCGGGGTAATGGCGAAGGACCTCCCGCAGGCGCTCGCCGTAGTTATCAATCGCGCCGGGCAAGACCCCATGCGAAAGCGGAATGCGGTCCGGCCCCCGCAGCTCGATCGCTCTCACCACCCGTTCTCTGCTCGTCACCGTTGGGCCCTTTCCTGTGCCCGCGCACCCGCGACGGCCGTACTTCTTCGCGCGGCGGCCGATACCTGTCAGGCGCGCCAATGCCGCTCAAGCTCGCCCCCGTCCGCGCCGAAGCTTATTATTGACGGACGTGCCCCGGCCGTGCGTCCGCCATTCCGCATTGGCGACGGGGGCGGCCGCGCCACATTGTCATGCACCATCATTCGGGATGCCCGATCACCAATGACCGCAGTGGGGAGACCGTCAACGGCGGCAGGGCGGCGCTGCGTCAGCTTCGGCTGCGCTGCTGGTGGTGGCGTTGCTCGTATGCGTTGCGGTGTACTACTACGCCGAAATCGAAGGATGGCCCCTGCTCGACGCGCCGTTCATGGTGGCGATTACCACCAGTACCGTCGGCTGCGGCGAGGTCCATCCCCTGACTCCGAGCGCTCGCGCCCTCAACGGCGACCTCTTCATCGTCGCCCGCTGCGACAGCATGGAGGCCGAGGGCAAGCTGCTGCGCGCGGGCGCCGCCAGCCTCGTCGCCACCGCCAATCGGTCCCCCCGACGCTGCAGGACTGGCACCCGGCCGCGATCAATGATATGTTTAGGGGCGGAATCAGCGACGCGGCGGCGAAATGAGCCGCACCGGGAGCGGCGCGTGCGGGCGGCGCACACGGTCGTCAGGCGGCGGGCGGGGTCGCAGCACACAAGATGAGGATCCTGGATCGCTATATTCTGCGCGAGCTGGCGGCGCCGTTTCTGTTCGGCGTCGCGGCGTTCGCCACCGTGTTCGTCGCCGGCAACCTGCTGTTCAAATTTGCTCGCCTGGTGGCGGAGCAGGGGATGGCGCTGGGAGATGCGCTGCTGGTGTTCGTGTACTGGCTGCCGGGGTACCTGGTGCTGACGTTTCCGATGGCGGCGCTGCTGGCGGCGCTGCTGGCGTTCGGGCGGCTGAGCGGCGAGGGGGAGACGACGGCCATGCGCGCGGGCGGGGTCAGCTTCACGCGGGTGATGGCGCCGGTGATCGCCGCCGGGCTTGCCATCAGCCTCTTCACCGTCGCCTTCAACGAGACGCTGGTGCCCGCCAGCGCGCGCGCGGCCGAGGAGCTGCTGGCGCGCGCCGCCAAAGGGGCCCGCGGAACGCAGGAGCACGTCGTCGTCCCATCATTCGAGCAGGGCCGCATCAGCAGCTTGGTCTATGCCGACGAGTTCAACCGCGCGCGCGGCGAGCTGCGCGGCGTGACCTACATCCAGTACCTGCGCGGGAAGCCCAAAGGCGTCATCCAGGCCGCGCGCGCCGTGTACCGCGCGGGCAATAGGTGGGAGTTCTACGATGGGTTCTCGCAAGCACTTGACCCCTATCGCAGGGTCACCCTGACCTTCCGCGAGGATCACCCGGCGCGTTTCGATCTCGGCCACGATCCCACTGATATCGCCCTGCGCCAGCGCCAGCCGGAGGAGATGACGTGGCGCGAGCTGGGTGACTACCTGGCGTCTCTCAAGCAAGGCGGCGCCGCCGCGCCGGAGCTGCGCGTGCAGTGGCACCACAAGCTGTCGGTGCCCTTCGCCAGCCTCATCTTCGTCTTCATCGGCGCCCCCCTGGGGCTGCGTTCACAGAGGACCGGCTCCACCCTCGGCCTGGGGCTGAGCATTCTCATCATTTTCGCCTACTACGTGGTGTGGAACTACCTCGCCATCCTCGCCGGCAAAGGAGCGCTCCCACCCCTGTGGGCGGCGTGGACGCCCAACCTCGTCGGCCTTGCCGTCGGCGTCGCCCTGGTCCGCCGGGCGGCGAGGTGAGGGCATCCGGAGGCGGCGCCAACTGCGGAAACAGGGCGAAGACGCGTCGCTAACGCCGATCAGGGTCACGACCGCGCTCTTGTCCACATGCAGCGACACCCCCGACAGCGCCCAGCTCGCGCCGCAGCGGACGGCGAGGCCCCCTGTTCGCAGCAGGCGGCGGTCAGTCGCGAGCTGGCGACAATCGTGCAGCGGCGCGGGCGATGCCGACGATTATGGAGAGGTCCACGGTCAGCCTTGTCAAGCCCGCCCGTTCCAAGGCTTCGATTCTCTGCCGCTTGGCCTTCCAGAACAAGGATGTCATTCTGATGATATCACGAATGCAGTCCCTGGGCAGCTCTCGGCCGTAGCTGAGCCGTCGC from Armatimonadota bacterium includes these protein-coding regions:
- a CDS encoding LptF/LptG family permease yields the protein MRILDRYILRELAAPFLFGVAAFATVFVAGNLLFKFARLVAEQGMALGDALLVFVYWLPGYLVLTFPMAALLAALLAFGRLSGEGETTAMRAGGVSFTRVMAPVIAAGLAISLFTVAFNETLVPASARAAEELLARAAKGARGTQEHVVVPSFEQGRISSLVYADEFNRARGELRGVTYIQYLRGKPKGVIQAARAVYRAGNRWEFYDGFSQALDPYRRVTLTFREDHPARFDLGHDPTDIALRQRQPEEMTWRELGDYLASLKQGGAAAPELRVQWHHKLSVPFASLIFVFIGAPLGLRSQRTGSTLGLGLSILIIFAYYVVWNYLAILAGKGALPPLWAAWTPNLVGLAVGVALVRRAAR
- a CDS encoding uroporphyrinogen decarboxylase family protein, whose translation is MTSRERVVRAIELRGPDRIPLSHGVLPGAIDNYGERLREVLRHYPGDFAGQTGEYAGTDNNSHYQRGEETDEWGCTWVNTGLGTEGQVKRHPLADWSALADYRAPDPDAGEWPERQELRDPDHYLIMSGWGRLFERMHFLRGYGRLLIDIAERRPEVETLRDLVLDHTLKRLTCQLESCECDGVGYMDDWGTQDRLMIHPDEWRRLFKPAYKQIADLVHSAGKHFHFHTDGYTMEVIDDFVEIGVDVLNPQFSCMPLEELADKCRGRVCIRSDIDRQHVLPFGTPAEVREYVRRVCELFASPAGGLIGHGEVGPDVRPENVAAMFQAFLDFSPRQS
- a CDS encoding potassium channel family protein produces the protein MLVCVAVYYYAEIEGWPLLDAPFMVAITTSTVGCGEVHPLTPSARALNGDLFIVARCDSMEAEGKLLRAGAASLVATANRSPRRCRTGTRPRSMICLGAESATRRRNEPHRERRVRAAHTVVRRRAGSQHTR